One Solanum lycopersicum chromosome 2, SLM_r2.1 genomic region harbors:
- the LOC138342274 gene encoding uncharacterized protein produces the protein SRQKEYADRKVRDLEFMEGEQVLLKVSPMKGVMRFGKRGKLSPRYIGPFEVLKRVGEVAYELALPPGLSRVHPVFHVSMLKRYHGDGNYIIRWDSVLLDENLSYEEEPVAILDREVRKLRSREIASIKVQWKNRPVEEATWEKEADMREKYPHLFTDSGTPFRPCFPSFDRSGTNDG, from the coding sequence agtagacaaaaagaatatgcagatcgaaaggttagagacttagagttcatggagggtgaacaagtcttgttgaaagtttcaccaatgaaaggggtgatgcggtttggtaaaaggggtaaacttagcccaaggtatattggtccattcgaagtacttaagcgagtaggagaggtggcttatgagttagccttgcctccagggttgtccagagtgcatccggtattccatgtgtctatgttgaaaagatatcatggggatgggaactacattatccgttgggattcagttttgcttgatgagaacttgtcttatgaggaggagcctgttgctattttagatagagaagttcgcaagttgaggtcaagagagattgcatccatcaaggtgcaatggaagaatcgacccgttgaagaagccacttgggagaaggaggcggatatgcgagaaaaatacccacatctgtttacagattcaggtactccttttcgcccttgttttccttcttttgatcgttcggggacgaacgatgggtaa
- the LOC138341937 gene encoding uncharacterized protein codes for MDPPKFQGGKSEDAHEFETTCRELLEVVGLSESHGVRYATLQLRRSARDWWRTYSGCSQVGSPPVTWEQFASAFQDHFVPWSMREETRLSFESLRQDGLSVTESAVFRTSREGTSFQSIVSTAKEEELIEREEFGDPKRARISGQFQGTPSGGRGSQRVSGSFQQWGPIHASMPIFQAGQTSRGSYESVLGSYSSQRRPTRRGNYSGFSGSTQQFPAMPGVSKVEWKSVSGSYPSKEFLDVFPSYLPGVPPDRDINFAIDLEPGTKPISISPYHMAQEELKELKDQLKDLLSKGFIRPSWSNECEESFQKLKTFLSSAPVLTLPEEGVDFSVYYDASGVGLGGVLMQKGKANVVADTLSRKTHSIGSLASLSVEEKPLARDVQLLANSLVRLQISEENSWKIEQIHAHKFDDEKLCLIRDKVLGGEAKEVVLDSDGVLRIGGRICVPKTDDLIRLILEKAHFSRYSIHPGAAKMYHDLSQHYWWCGMKRDITDFVLRCLTCQQVKCEHQRPGGVSQRMPIPTWKWERITMDFDVGLPTTVGGYDSIRVVVDRLTKSSHFILVRVKYTAEKLAELYISQIMRLHGVPISIISDRGSLFTSHFWKALQHGLGTQLDMSTAFHPQTDGQSERTIKVLEDMLRDCAIDFGARWDQYLPLAEFAYNNSYHSSIQMAPFEALYGRRCRSPIGWFDSAEIDSLDTDLLRDAIEQVRMIQFRLLTAQSRQ; via the exons atggacccacctaagtttcagggtgggaagagcgaggacgctcatgagtttGAAACTACTtgccgagagttactagaggtggttggattatctgagtcacatggggttcgaTATGCTACACTACAGCTTCGTCGATcagcgagagactggtggaggacttattcggggTGTTCGCaagttggatctcctccagtgacttgggagcagtttgctagtgcattccaagatcATTTTGTCCCATGGAGCATGAGAGAGGAGACTCGCTTGAGCtttgagagtctgagacaggatggtttatcagttacaga gtcagctgtgtttcggacatctagggaggggacttctttccagtccattgtgagcACCGCCAAAGAGGAGGAATTGAtagagagagaggagtttggggaccctaaaagagCTCGTATATCAGGTCAGTTTCAGGGTACCccatctggaggtaggggatcacagagagtgagtggttcttttcagcagtggggacctattcatgcatctatgccgatATTTCAGGCtggccagacatctaggggttcttatgAATCGGTTCTGGGATCGTACAGTTCACAGCGGCGACCTACAAGGCGaggaaattatagtgggttttcagggtccacacaacagttcccag caatgcctggtgtttcgaaggttgagtggaagagtgttagtggcTCTTATCCTAGCAAG gagtttctcgatgtatttccttcttatcttccaggtgttcctcccgatagggatatcaattttgctattgatttggagccgggcactaagcctatttctatctCTCCATACCATATGGCTCAagaagagttgaaagaattgaaggatcagttgaaggatttattgagtaagggttttattcgccctagt tggtctaatgagtgtgaggagagctttcaaaagctcaagactttttTGAGttctgctcctgtgttgactctacctgaggagggtGTAGACTTTAGTGTGTATtatgatgcttcaggagttggtttgggtggtgtgttgatgcagaaggggaaa gccaatgttgtggccgatactttgagtaggaagactcataGCATAGGGAGTCTTGCATCTCTTAGTGTTGAGGAGaaaccattggctagagatgttcaattgttagctaacagtcttgtccgatTACAGATCTCAgaggaga ATTCGTGGAAGATCGAGCAGATTCATGCACacaagtttgatgatgaaaaattatgtctcatacGAGACAAAGTATTGggaggggaagctaaggaggttgtccttgattctgatggtgtcttgaggatcggaggcaggatttgtgtgcccaagacagacgatttgattagattgatcctTGAGAAGGCCCATTTTTCTCGATATTCTatccatccgggagcggcgaaaatgtatcatgatctgagtcagcattactggtggtgtgggatgaagagagatattacagactttgttttgaggtgtttgacttgccaacaggtcaagtgtgagcaccagcggcctGGGGGTGTATCTCaaaggatgcctattcctacttggaagtgggagcggattactatggactttgatgtgggtttgcctaccacagtgggtggttatgactctattagggttgttgttgataggctgaccaagtcttCCCACTTCATCCTTGTTCGGGTGAAGTAtacagcagaaaagttagccgagctatatatcagtcagattatgcgactacatggagttccgatttctatcatatcagatcggggTTCATtatttacttctcatttctggaaggcattacaacatggtctgggtactcagttagatatgagtacggcatttcaccctcagacagatggtcaatctgagcggaccattaaggtattggaagatatgcttcgagatTGTGCAATAGATTTTGGTGCTAGATGGGATCAATATTTACCATTagcggagtttgcctataataacagttatcactctagtatccagatggccccatttgaggcgttgtatggaagacggtgtaggtctccgattggttggtttgattcggctGAGATagactctttggatacagacttgctGAGAGATGCTATAGAgcaagtccgtatgattcagtttagattattgacagctcagAGTCGACAATAG